From the Thermococcus sp. genome, the window AGGGCCCCAGTGTGGTCGGGTTCAGTGTGGTGAATAACCACGTGGGTTACCTCTTCTGGATCAACCAGCTTTCTGAGGGCTTCCATAAAGTCCTCCGTGTACTCCCTCTTGCTCAGATCGAAAAGAACTACGGCATCTTTGAGCTTCATTAAGTAGGCGTTGTAGGTTATTCCTTCTGGGATGTCCCAAGTGGCCTCGAAGTAGCCGATACGGTTGTCGTCCACCCTGAGGATGTAGAGCTCCGGATCATCGAAGAGCTTTTCAACCCAGACCTTCGCCATTTCAATCACCGAACCAAGTTAGTGCGAATCATAAAAAAGCTTTCCTGAACAAAACGTTGAGGATGGATGTGGATAGTCCAAAATTGAGAACCGATGGAGAATCACCGTGGCAGCTATGGAAGAAACACGTTTAGTCAAGCCCGTCTTAGGCTTTTAGCCTCCATAAAGGGCCCTCTGACTTCATTCCAGTTCAATGGACTGGCGTAGATGCGGACGTCCGCCACACTCCCACGGAAATGGAGGAACCCCTGGTTATGGGATCAGTCGTCTTTCCATAGTTTATGAGGGGCACGATTAATACCAGCGCCTTCAGTCTGTCCATCACGACCACCGAGGTGTCTTGGGAGTGGCGGTATTTTAGAAACCCGACGGGACGAACGTCCCATACGGTCCCAAAAGACTGTTAGAATGTTAGGTAATGTACAACAGAAGGGGGAAGACAAAATGGGGAAATTCCCCATTAAAGCTTCTTGTGGCAGAACCACCAGTCGTAGCACTCGATCTCGCCCTTGGCCTTGGCCTCCTCGCGCTCCTTGATGGCGTCGACCGTCCCTGCCGGCGGAACGATGGCGCGGTCACCGATGAGCTCGTTGTTGGGCCACTTGTGTGGGAGCGCAACGCCCTTCTCGGTGCTGGTCTTGAGAGCCTTGACAAGGCGAAGTATTTCGTCCCAGTCCCTTCCGACCTCGGCCGGGTAGTAGACTATCGCGCGGATGACACCCTTGTCGTCAACGATGAAGACGGCCCTCGCCGTCTGGGTTGAGCCGCTCGGAATCATGCCAAGGGCCTCAGCGAGGTCGCCGCGGTCGTCGGCTATGATGGGGAAGGTTATCTCCTCATTGAGGTTCTCCTTGATCCACTCAGCCCACTTCAGGTGGCTGAAGACCTGATCCACACTCAGCCCTATCGGCTCGGCGCCGAGCTTTCTGAACTCCTCGACACGCTTCTGCATGCCGTAAAACTCGGTCGTACAGACCGGTGTGAAGTCCGCCGGGTGGCTGAAGAGAACGAACCACTTACCCTTCTCGGCGAAGTAGTCGGGCAGCTTTATCCTGCCGTGGGTGGTGTTGACCTCAACTTCCGGGAACTTTTCTCCTATCACTACCATCTTCCATCACCTCTTCTTTTGGTATGCCTTCTTCAGTATAAACCATGTTGGTTCGAATATATAAAGCTTTCGGTTCGTCTAATGGCATTAACTTTGTCGGATATCCAAGCAATCAGGACAGGGGAAACGTAATCACGCGGAAGATAACACCGGTTCGTCGTCATCCATTCAGAGAGGCATGATGCTGGTTTACATCCCTAAACTAACGGAGTGATTCCAGAACAAATGCCGTGGGGGGTCATTCTCCCGCGGTTTTCAGATGTTCCCTCAGAACTTTGAATTCTTCCATAAGCTTATTGTAGTGCCCGAGTTCAACCCCTGCAAGGGTTTTGTAGATGTTTGCGAGCCCCCCCTCACCAGCTTCCTCGGCGAGAGTTTCGTACACCCTCTTGGCCAGCAGTTCACTCTCCATTGCCAATTCCAGGCCCTCCACAACTTCATCTGCACGTGAGAACTTGTCCAGTATAGGGTACACCTCAAGCGGGGGGATCTGTGGTGGGCGCGGCTCTTCACCATAGGTTTCGACGTAAACCTTCCGTAGCTGTTCCCCATGCTCCCGCGATTCATGGGAGAGCTCGTAGAAAGTCTTCACAAGAGAGTCAGGCAGATCAAGGTCCTTGGCCCTCTCAGCCAACTTCTCATAAAGCTCCGCTTCGTCGAGTTCCCCCTTAATCCAGTACGCCAAGAGGGATTTTTTATCGAGTTTTTTTAGCTCCTCAATTATCGAAGTCGGGAGTTCTTCCATCCACACCACCATACATCATTCTCCCCACCGCTTAATAGCCTTCCGGGATTGAGGTTCTACATGTGGAATGAAAAGCCTTAAGTGATTGAATACGGAACTTAATGGAGGTGTTACCATGGTGGCGGTGGACAAGCCACTCCCATACCTGAACATGAGTCCGATGCAGCTGATAACTGCACTCGTCATACTGATCGTCGGCTGGATACTAACGAAGGTAATAGTGGGCTCGTTCAAGCGTGGACTTAAGAAAACCAAGCTCCCGGAACTCGTGGTTGAGTTCCTTGGGAAGTTCCTCAGCGCCCTGCTGTACGTGGCCGTGATACTGCTCGCGATCAGGGCCCTTGGAATAGGCGTAGGTTCAGTTGTTCTGGGGCTTTCGGCGGTGATAGGTCTAGTACTCGGATTTGGAATGCAGGACACCCTGACGAATCTGGCCGCAGGAGTTTGGATTGCCGCTCTCAGACCAATTGATATTGGTGAAGTTGTTGAGGTAGCTGGAAAAACCGGAAAGGTCAACGCAGTGGGAATAATGAGCACAGAGCTTTTGACACCGGACAATGTTCTCATCACGGTTCCAAACAAGCTCGTTTGGGGAAGTGTGATCACCAATTATAGCCGGATGCCTACAAGGAGGGTCAACGTTGACGTTGGCGTCGCCTACGGCACCGACCTGAACAAGGCCGTGGAGGCTGCGATGAACCTCATGAGAAACAACCCCATGATCCTCGACGAGCCGGAACCGAGCGTCTCCATAACGACCTTGGCAGACTCCTCGATAAACCTCCAGCTCAGGGCCTGGGTGAAGACGGAGGACTACTGGACAGTCAAGGGTGACCTGACGAAGGGCATCTACGAACTCTACGGACAGAAGGGGATAGAGATACCCTTCCCGCAGGTAGACGTGCACGTGAGAGACATGCCCGACTAACCAACATACTTGTTCTGTCAGAGTGTCGGATTTTATCCTCTTTCTTTGAATTTTTTGTCATATTTTCGTAACGTCAGTTTCATCAATCCCAGAGCCGACGAAAAGAAGCTGCTGAACCTTTCGGTGATAACCACCGTCACCATCGGCCTGCCGTCCCTGGCGGCGGCGCTCACCATCCACAGGGAATCGTGGAGTTGCTGATATACTCTTACGATGTGTACACCCCCGGCGTCTTCATACCCCTCGTGCTCGGCATTTACTAGAGACGGGCCACGAAGGAGGGCGCTCTGGCGGGTATGGCAGCAGGTTCCCTGACCGCGGTGCTCGGAATAACCGGTGTCGTGTCCTTTCAGTACTGAGGGTACATCTACGTCAGCGGGGCGCTGGTGTCGGCCGTGGTGATGGTGCTCGTGAGCCTCGCCACCGGGGCAGAGCCGCTTGAGGGGGAGCTGGAGGAGGCCTTTTCGGTTAGGGGCTGACGGCCAGCCTCCACCCTTTTTTCTCCTCCACGACCCCAATCGCCAGAACCTTGTTCTCGAAGGGCAACTCCATAGCCTTCTCGGCAAGCTCGTCTGCACCCTCAAAGCCCGGGAAATCGAGCTCGACAAGGCCGAGATCGTATGTTGCCGTTACGAAGGTCTTTCCATCTTTGAGTCCCAGAGTCTTCACCCAGAACTCGTCCCTGCCGGCGAAGCCCAACCAGCCCCTGCCATCGGTCCCGATTATACCCGCTATTCTCGGCGTGCTGTAATTGTCCCTTTCGTAGTCAAAGGCGTCTAAAACGTGGGTTAGAGCCTTCTTGGGATTCTCCCACTCAAGGGCCTGAGCGATAAAGTCCGTCTGGAGGCCGTTGGTGACGACGGCATAGTCATCGAGGAGCCTCACCACGGGGTAGCTGACGTAGGGGTTGTCCGTCTCCGTCATGTTCTCGATGTAAACTGCCCTCCCTTTAAAGATGGCCTTTCTCTTCGGGAAGGAGCGGGAGCAGAGAAGGTAGAAGACGAAGGGCTCGCCGTTCATCAGGCCAATTCCCAGAGTTCTACCCGTGTACGTCAAGTTACCACCTCCTTAAGGCGGTCCTCCTCGAGGGCGAACTTAATCTCGCGCGCTATCCTCTCGCCCATGAGCATTGGCCTCTCCCAGTAGAGGGCCGAGTACCAGTGTTTGGCATTGCTGCCCCCGTCTATGCGTGAGGCGAAGCCTATGCAGCGGAATTCACCGTCGTAGGCAAAGTGGAGAGCGAAGGGACCGATGATGCCAGGAGGTTCAAGCTCTTCCATGGCCTTGACGAAAGCCAATCCGTAATCGTAGAGCACTGGAATGAGCGACTCTCTCAGCGCTACGGCCTTGTTTCCCACTATGGTGTAGGGGAGGGTCCTGAAGGGCCGCCTCTTGTTTGCGTCCGCGATGACCAGGCGCTCATCAACGCCAAAGAGCTCCAAACGGTTTAAAATCGGCGAATAGAAGAAGTGGACATAGAGGTAAACGCCGTCTGTGAAGCGTTCAATCCTATAGGGTTCGCTCGGGCCTTTGATCTTCTCCTCCAGTTCATAACCGTAAGCCAAGAAGTGCCCGCTTCCGCCCCTCGGTCCCTCAAGGCGGACAAAGTAAAGCTCGTCTGGCTTAGCCTCTTCGGGCTCGATGACTTCAACCATTGGAATGCCGGCCTTTTTAAGGACCCTATCCTGGAGCTCAAAGCTGGTCTCCCACTTGAGGAAACGCTTGTTGCCGAAGAACTTAGCCTTTGCTTTCTCGATGACCCCTATGCCAAGGTAGGCCACGAAAGAGCCGTGGGGTACGATGATGCCGTCATCACCGAGTACCTCCCTCATGTTTTCCGTTACGATGATTTCATCGACAGGCGGGATGGAGGAATAGAAAGCCTTTCTACTCGGTTTGACGTAGAGCCTCGTTCTAAAACCCTCTCTCTTTGCCCCCAGGAGTATCTGAAGTGAGGAATGGGAAGCTATGGTGGAGATTATCATTCTACCACCTCCAGGAGCTCTTCCTGGCTCAAAAGCCTTCCACCCTTCATAACGCGCATTGTGTCGCCGCTGAGCTCGTCTATCACCAGAAGCTCTCCATTCAGCCTGCCGAACTCCAGCTTGAAGTCTATTAGCTCAAGCCCCTTTGCGGAGAAGAACTCCTCCAGGATTTCGGCGACCCTTTTCGTTACCTCCTTCATTTTCTCCAGCTCCCCTTCGCTCGCTATACCGAGCCGTGATATTGCTTCTTCGGTTATGAGGGGGTCGCCGAGAGAGTCGTCCTTGAGGGTGAACTCAACTATTCCCAGCTCTTGGAGGGGCTCCACCCAGCCGCTGTATCTCCTGAGGAAGCTTCCGTAAGCCTTAGAGCGGTATATAGTCTCCAGCGGAATCCTCTCTGCCCTCAGAAAGCGCGCCCACCTCTCGTCAATCCGCTCGACGAAGTGGGTCCTTATCCCGTTCCTTTCCAGCAGGCTGAAGAAGAACTCCGTCTGCTTGAGAACTGCACTCCCCTTGCCCGGTCTCTCGCCTATCACCTCGTTGCCACCCGTGTCCTCTCTGCCGTCTTCGCCCAGCAGGGAGTCCTTGAAGTAAAAGACTAAATACGGGCCATCCTCGTAGACGTCCTTCGTCTTGCCGCTGTAGATGAGCCTCACTCGGCCTCACCCTTCCTCAGCATGTCGTTGATGAGCTTTATCGCGCAGAGGTCGCCGCACATCGAGCAGGCCTCTGTTTTAGTCGGCCTCTCCTTCCTTATCTCGATGAACCTGTCCCTGTCCCCGCTCAGCTCGAACTGCTTTGCCCAGTCGAGCCTGCCCCTCGCGACGCTCATTAGGTAGTCCTTCCTGAAATCGGCATCAAAGCGCGTCAGGTTTACCGCGTGGGCTGCTATCCTTGCTGCAATTACACCCTCACGGACGTGCTCCACCGTTGGCAGTCCGAGGTGCTCCGCCGGCGTTACGTAGCAGAGGAAGTCCGCGCCGTTTAAAGCGGCTATCGCCCCGCCTATGGCCGCCGTGATGTGGTCGTAGCCCGGAAAGATGTCCGTGACGAGCGGGCCGAGGACGTAGAAGGGCGCGTTGTCCGTTGCAACCTTGGCGAGCTTCACTTGGGCCGGAATCTGGTCAATTGGCACGTGACCGGGTCCCTCCACCATCGTCTGGACGCCGGCTTCCCTCGCGCGCTTCACGAGCCTCCCGAGGGTGTAGAGTTCCGCTATTTGAAGCTCATCGCCGGCATCTGGAAGTCCACCCGGTCTTAACCCGTCGCCGAGGCTTAAGACAACGTCGTACTCTTTGGCCAGCTCAAGGAGGTAGTCGTAGTCCCTGTAGAAGGGGTTCTCCTCTCCCCAGTGGAGTATCCATGCCGCCAGAAAGGTTCCTCCGCGCGAGACCATGCCGACAACTCTCTTTACCCTCTTCATCTTCTCGACGACTTCTTTAGTAACTCCAACGTGAATCGTGGTGTAATCGACTCCGTCTTTGAAGTGCTTCTCAACGGCCCTCCACATATCGTCCTCGGTCATCTCGATGATGGCCTTTCCCCTGGCCAGCATCTCTTCCGCTGCCTGATAAATCGGCACCGTCCCGATTGGCACATCAACGGCGTGCATTATGGCATTCCTTATGGAGTCGAGGTCACCGCCGGTGGAGAGGTCCATTATCGTGTCGGCGCCGTACTTGAGGGCAACCTTAGCCTTCTCTATTTCGGCCTTGAGGTCGACGATGTCGCGGGAGGTGCCGATGTTGGCGTTCACCTTGACGCGGACGACATTACCAACCGCGACTGGCTTCACCCAGTCGTGGCGGACGTTGCGGAAGATGACAGTGTGGCCTTTGGCGACGCTCCTCCTGAGCTTTTCGGGGTCTATACCTTCCCTCTCGGCGATGAACTTCATCTCCTCCGTGATTACGCCCCGCTTTGCTTCCTCAAGCTGGGTCATTCCCATCACCCGGTTTTAAAACCTGTTTATAACAAAGTTTTTAAATTTCAAAACTTGTTTTTAGCGGGCCTTAAAAGGTTTTTGGACGCTCGATAGGAAACTTTTTGAAGTTGTAGATACTACGGATTATTGAGGTGACTATATGAAAAGAGTAACAGTAGTCCTTTTCCTGATACTTGCCGTGGTGTCAACGTCGGTTTTTGCGGCCTCTCAGATTCCCACGGAGTCCACCGAATACTATGGAGTAAGGGTGAACTACTACAGGAGCTTTATCTTCAAGCCTTCTTTCGAGGTTGAACTGCCCACCGATGGTCCGGCGACGGTTACTGTCTCAATGCTTATGCCCAACGGCTCTCTGATGGACCTGGGAATTTATTCCGGCAAGGGCAAGATCTCGATAGACTTTTACCGTGTGCTTTATGCCATGCACAAATGGAGTAAGTACTTAACGGCCGAAAGCATCGACCCGGGGAGCGTGAAACCTTCTCTGCTCCTGCTGGGGACTACTGTTGACAGAGATGGCAATCTGAATTACTTCATGAAAACGATTCCCCTCACTGTTGACAAGATCGTATCCAGAATGAGGGTCAAGGTCCAACTTGACAGCAACGTTATTGGCAGACTTTACGAGAAGAAAGAAGTCATGAAGATACTGCAGGACCATGGGAGTGTAACCTCAAAGGAAACCAGAGAAACCATCGGCGTCTCCTCTGAGGGCTCATCGCTTCTCCAGTCCTCCTGTTCGCCAGTGTTCTATGAGGGTAATGATCGGACGTGGTACTGCTTTGAGTGGCTTCACAAGAAGACATTAGGGACAGCCAGCATCATCCCAGTGGCTGCGTTCCAAGTGACCGGCGATACCGATAAGGTGAATAGCATTTTTATTTCTTTGAACTACGATGCAATATCTGACAATAATGCAGAGCTGGCTTTTTCTGCAGTTGGAGCTGTTGAGAAAGGTGGTGTCAGCGGTTCGGTGGAAGGAAAGATCCTTGGTTATTCGTATACAATAGACAGGAGATCACTCAGAATTCCAGAATCGACGGTTAAGATATGGGGTTCAGAGTTAACATCACCTTCTGTTATCGGGGCAGGGCTTAGAGGAAGCGCTATATTCGCTAAGTACCAGCTCTATAGAGTTGATTATATTAACGGTGAAGTTTGGAACAAGAAGCCTCTTGATACTTACGCCTATGTGGTTCTTGGAAAACCCGATGAAAAGGACATGCGCTTAAGGAAATTCGTTGAAGTGGGATGGCCGAGAAAGAGCGGTGGGCCAATGAGTAGAACCATGTGGTTTGTACATTGGTACTGGGATATCAGAGATAACATGGAGAGTAAAGGAGGAATCCTCACTAATACTTACTACTTTGGCCACAGGGTAAATACTCTTCCACTGTTTTCGGCTTCGGCGCCGGTATTGGGCATCATTGGAAGCGAAAACACAAAAGTTACACCATTCACCTTGGCGATAGGTATGGGATTAACCAAAGAAACAAGAACGTCTTCACTAGTCAGCATCTCATTGGCATTGAAAGAGATGTACAAAGATACCAACGTGCGTCTCGCAATATACTCCAGCAAAGTTAGGCTTGAGTATAAGGGTAACAAATATCCCCTCACTGGAATGTTCGGAGACGTCTTCATCCCCGGAGATTCTGGCTACAGCCCGCCCTGTGACCCGCACACGGGTTATTGCCCCACGGTGACCCCCAGCGATTCGACAGAGAGCTGAGGTTTTATTTTTTCCTTTTGATTCCTTCAGGACTTCAATCACCCGGTTTTAAAACCCGTTTATAACAAAGTTTTTAAATTTCAAAACTTGATTTTTAGCGAACCTTAAAAGGTTTTGGGTGGTAATGATGAGGGAGACGGAGATAAGCAGGGCGATAATCGAGGCCTATGCCGAGGAGTTTCTCGAAAGCCTGAGCCTCGACGTCGCTATTGTGGGCGCGGGTCCCTCGGGAATGGTTGCCGGCTACTACCTCGCCAAGAACGGGGTCAAGGTTGCGGTCTTCGAAAAGAAGCTCTCCATCGGCGGCGGAATCTGGGGCGGCGCGATGGGATTCAACAAAATAGTCGTGCAGGAGGAAGCGAGGGGAATCCTCGACGAGTTCGGGATAACGTACAGGCCCTTCAGGGACAGCCTATATGTGGCAGATGCAATCGACACGGCAACAACTATAGCGAGCAAGGCTGTAAAGGCCGGCGTGAGGTTCTTCAACATGGTTGAGGTCGAGGACCTGGTTGTCAAGGACGACCGAGTAGCCGGGATAGTAATCAACTGGACGCCGGTTCTCATGACGGGCCTTCACGTTGACCCGCTCACCGTCGAGGCTAAGATTGTAATCGATTCAACGGGCCACGGGGCGCAGGTAAGTCAGCATCTCGTCAGGCGCGGCCTGCTTGAGGTTCCCGGGGAAGGCCCGATGTGGGTCGAGATGGGTGAGGAGCTGACCGTTAAACACACGAGGGAAATCTTCCCCGGCCTCTATGTCACCGGAATGGCCGCGAACGCGATAAGCGGTGCCCCGAGAATGGGCCCGATATTCGGCGGAATGTTCCTGAGCGGGAGGAAAGCGGCCCTCGAAATCCTTGAGAAGCTGAGGTGATGGGATGGCCGTTTTGATAATAGCGGGCCTCGATACCGGGGGCGGGGCAGGTTTAAAGGCGGACATCGAGACGGTCTCGGCTCTGAGCGAGCACCCGCTCCTCGTTTTGACTGCAGTTACCTATCAGAACCCCGAGAAGGTTTCCGGCTATTTTTCCCTTCCAGCGGAGGTCGTGAAAAACCAGATACGGGCCGTTAGGGGGCACTTTGATATTAAGGCAGTCAAGGTGGGCGTGCTTGGGAGCGGGGAGATAGCGAAGGCAGTTGCCGAGGAGACGGAGGGCTTAACGAGGGTCTTCGATCCGGTGATGGCTTCGAGCACCGGGGAAAAGTTAATAGACGACATCGACTCACTCAGGGTCCTCGTGAAGGGTTCAATCGTTACCCCAAACGTCCCGGAGGCCGAAGCTCTAAGCGGTATTGAAATCCACTCCCTCGAGGACATGAAGGACTCCGCCAGGTTCATCGCCAGAACTCTGAAAGCGGAAGCGGTTATAGTCAAAGGCGGGCACCTGGATCTGACAGATATCCTCCACTGGAACGGGGAGTTCTTCGAGTTTAAGGGAAGAAAAGTTGATGGCTTCACCCACGGGACGGGCTGTGCCTTCTCCTCGGCTTTAACCACTTTCCTCGCCAAGGGCCTTGAGCTTCCCGAAGCTGTCGAAAGGGCCAAGCGCTTCGTCGAAAACTCCATACGATTCTCAAAGGCCGAAGCGAAGGCTGTCAATCCCCTCTGGGAACTACAGAGGGATGCCCACCGCTGGAGGGCGAGAGAAGAGCTTGAAAGGGCGGTTCAAGAGCTGGTGAATCTCGGTGAAAGACTTAACCCCTACCTCCCCGAGGTGGGGGCGAACTTCGCGCTGGCGACTCCCTTTGGAGAGGTCTTCGCGGTGAAGGGCAGAATCGTCCGCTACGGAAAAACGATAAAACCTGTCGGACCGGTCGGGTTGAACGCCAGCGACCACCTGAGGAGGGCTTTGCTCAAGATGCGTGAGTTCTATCCTGAAGTCCGGGCCGTCATGAACTTGCGCTATTCGGAAGGGTTGATAGAGCATGCCAGAGCTATTGACTTCTTCGTTTCCTTCTACGACCGCAAGGAAGAGCCTGAGGATTTGAAGAGGGCCGAGAAGGGCACGATGGAATGGGGCATCGAGGCGGCGGTAAAGAGAGTCGGAAGGAGGCCCGATATAATCTACCATCTCGGCGACTGGGGCAAGGAGCCGATGGTTCTGATCTTCGGAAGGGACTCGCGGGAGGTGGTGGAGAGGGTCAGGGCGCTCGTTTCCTGAGCTTTATGTAAACCTCCACGTGCCCCCGGGAAGGCATCAAAGTTCTCCTCCGTTAGGGCCCTTCGGTAGGACCATCCCTTAGTTCTTCAGCGCTCAGCTCGCCGACATCAGAGGGCGGCTTTGATTCGAGGCGGTTCTCAACGAGGATCAGCGGTTGTGCCTAGCTTGAAAACGCTATCCTATCTCCGGGGATTCGAGGGCAACCAATAAACGTCTCACCACATTTAAAGCCGTGACCGGCCTGGGGTCAGGCAAACGCGCACAGCACATCGAAGAAAGCCGACCCAAACCAGTGAAGAAGAAAGCTCGGAATAAAACTGTTCCCCTTTAAATCCATTTTTGCGAAGATTATTCCTGCGACGAAGGCGTAGGGTATCTCCACACCGGGTTTCCCCAGGTGAATCAAGGTGTAGGGGATGTCCTGAAGAAGGATGGCAAGCCACTCGTTTTTCCGTGATAGGGGAAATAGCAGGACTCCCCGGTAGAAAGCCTCATGGGCGAACATGATGATCCCCATCACAAGTTCATTCACCATGAAGTCCACCGTGGAGGAGTAAGAGAAGATCGGATAGTAGCTTCTCATCTCCGGAATCGTAAGACCGTAAAAGCTGATAGGGACTGAGGCGGCGAAAAGGAGCAGGAGCATAGTCCAGCCATTCCGATTTGGGACATTGAACCCAAGTTCCCCGGGTTTAAACTTTAAGAGAACGGAAGCTATCAAGGGAAGAACCACGTAGCCTACAAAATCGTAGGCCGCCCATTCAAAGATCCCAATTCCCCTGTGCCATATGAGCGGCACAAAACCCAGTGAGAGCAGGTAAAGGACCCAGGGATTCCGTTTGAAATTCATAGGGAGAGATTAGGGGCGGAAAATAAAAGCTTTAGCCTCACTCTTCAGCTTCCTCCCCCTTAGCTTCAGCGGCCTTTGTCCTCTTTTTGCTCGTTGTCTTTCTGGTAGTGGCCCTTCTGGTCTTCCTGCCTTTGGTGCTCCGCTTCTTGGGCTTCTCATTGGGTTCTTCTCCCTGGGATTTTTCCTCCTCTGGTTCAACTTCCCCCTCTGCCGTTTTTTCTTCGATTCCCTCTTCCGTCTCCGCTTCTTCCACGAGGGGTTCACTGGCTTCCTCTTCAATTCCGGTGACTTCTTCCTCTTCTTCGCCCTCCTCGGCAGGCGGCTTAAGAAGCTCGTCGACACTCGGCTTGAATTCGGTCTTCTCGTAGCCGATGAACTTGAGGTCGCTCTCCAGTATCAACTCCCCAAGGACGAGGGTGTTCTTGTCCACCTCCTCTTGGATGGGTGTGAAATCGATCTTAACGTCATTCTCACCGACCTCGATGATGACTTTGTCCCCATCGACCTTGGGCATGCGGAGTTCAATAAGGGCCTTGACCTTCTCTATTGGGTCTTCGACCTTCTCTAGGATCTCGACTTCGTAGAGGAGGTGCTTTCCGGCAAGCGGATGGTTGAAGTCAACCCTCACGCGACCGCTTGAGACACTGAGGACACGGCCCCGGAGTTTCCTGCCCTCATGGGTGTCGATCTCAACATCCATACCAGGAAACGGGTAGAGTCCTTCCCGGCGGAACTGGCCGAGGGTGAAGGTTTTTATGAGCCGGGGATCGCGCTTACCGAAGCCCTTCTCGGGTGGGACGATTATCTCGTACTTTCCTCCTACCTCAAGTCCCTCAATTTGCTCATCAAGACCCTTAAGAACATGACCCGCTCCGACCGCTATCGGAACCGGTCCGTATATGCCGCCTTCCTTATAGATCCCCGCCTCCTTGGCGATATCTTCCGAAGTGGTGTCGAACACCTCCCCCGTTTCTTTTACCCTTCCGGTGTAATGGAGCCTTATGACGTCACCCTTCTGAACCTTGACCATTATCATTACCTCCCTTTTCCGCTCTAACCCCGATTGAATCGGTCGCTTTTTAAGCTTTTGCCGTTTTCCGTTGGAGCCAAAGATGCCCGAGGTAATCGTGTGGTTTAAATCCAACGCAAGATGAAGGCGATAACCTAATAAAATCTGCCGTGAAGTTTCCCTGGTGGTGGAGAAAATGCCCATAAGAGTGTACAACACCCTGACAAGGGAAAAGGAGGAGTTCAGGCCAATACACGACGGTGAGGTCAGGATGTACGTCTGTGGCCCGACGGTTTATGATTACACTCACCTAGGTCACGCAAGGACCTACATAGCCTTTGATGTGGTGAGACGATATCTGGAGCACCACGGTTACACGGTCCT encodes:
- the thiD gene encoding bifunctional hydroxymethylpyrimidine kinase/phosphomethylpyrimidine kinase — translated: MAVLIIAGLDTGGGAGLKADIETVSALSEHPLLVLTAVTYQNPEKVSGYFSLPAEVVKNQIRAVRGHFDIKAVKVGVLGSGEIAKAVAEETEGLTRVFDPVMASSTGEKLIDDIDSLRVLVKGSIVTPNVPEAEALSGIEIHSLEDMKDSARFIARTLKAEAVIVKGGHLDLTDILHWNGEFFEFKGRKVDGFTHGTGCAFSSALTTFLAKGLELPEAVERAKRFVENSIRFSKAEAKAVNPLWELQRDAHRWRAREELERAVQELVNLGERLNPYLPEVGANFALATPFGEVFAVKGRIVRYGKTIKPVGPVGLNASDHLRRALLKMREFYPEVRAVMNLRYSEGLIEHARAIDFFVSFYDRKEEPEDLKRAEKGTMEWGIEAAVKRVGRRPDIIYHLGDWGKEPMVLIFGRDSREVVERVRALVS
- the mrtA gene encoding CPBP family archaeomyxosortase MrtA, with translation MNFKRNPWVLYLLSLGFVPLIWHRGIGIFEWAAYDFVGYVVLPLIASVLLKFKPGELGFNVPNRNGWTMLLLLFAASVPISFYGLTIPEMRSYYPIFSYSSTVDFMVNELVMGIIMFAHEAFYRGVLLFPLSRKNEWLAILLQDIPYTLIHLGKPGVEIPYAFVAGIIFAKMDLKGNSFIPSFLLHWFGSAFFDVLCAFA
- a CDS encoding peptidylprolyl isomerase, whose protein sequence is MVKVQKGDVIRLHYTGRVKETGEVFDTTSEDIAKEAGIYKEGGIYGPVPIAVGAGHVLKGLDEQIEGLEVGGKYEIIVPPEKGFGKRDPRLIKTFTLGQFRREGLYPFPGMDVEIDTHEGRKLRGRVLSVSSGRVRVDFNHPLAGKHLLYEVEILEKVEDPIEKVKALIELRMPKVDGDKVIIEVGENDVKIDFTPIQEEVDKNTLVLGELILESDLKFIGYEKTEFKPSVDELLKPPAEEGEEEEEVTGIEEEASEPLVEEAETEEGIEEKTAEGEVEPEEEKSQGEEPNEKPKKRSTKGRKTRRATTRKTTSKKRTKAAEAKGEEAEE